cttgggaggaaaaaaaaaaatggtaggaCTGGAGCTTTTTTAATTGTTGGACCCAGTTTATTGGAATCATCATTTGAtgaaggcaaaaaagaaaaaacgagaCAGAAAAAGAGTGAAGGAAGATGAGCCAGAAATAGGAGGATAGGCACAAAATAGGCAAAGTACTATGTGCGCAGGCTCTAGCTGTCAAAAGtgtttcctcttcttcctctctctctttctctcccgtttgatttcctttttcgtACAGCTTGAATCGCGAGTGTTCTTTCCCTGGTGCAGACCATCGAATGCAATTTTTAGTCGAGCAACGAAAGAAAAAACTTGACTTTGGAATGCGATTTTTATGGTTTGGAATGTTTTCCTTGTTTCAGAaaggctttttatttttattttttatggctttCACTTGCAAGAATGGCAATTTCTTTTAGCATTGTATTGTGTGCATGTTTCCTTATTTTGGTCAATGCCCAAATTTCTCGCAGCCTCGTACATACATTGACTCATAGGACTGGTGACATGAGACGTGAATAGTTTACACAACACGAGACAAGTTGCAAGACACGAAACACTGAAGATGACTCGGTTGCGGTACTACACGATATGTttaactcagagagagagagtcagtcATGCGTCACAAGTTCACTAGGGGTATGCTTTAGTTTAGTTTAAGAGGATGTCATGACTTGCTTAATCCGTACATACACATATCTCCGGCATATCTGCGTCAGTCCATTGAAGCAGTGTATGCCCTACAATCCACTCAAGTGGTTTGGGATGTCAGTGACCGTATTTACCAATTGGGGCATTGCAAATGATTGctctttggttttgtttttgttattgATTTTCGTTTCTCAACTGTGGCAGTTCAAGGTTTTGTATCCTTTGATCTCCAAAAACTGTACAACAGTGTAAAATTAGCCGGTGATGAGACTTTCTCAGTagcttttagaaaatgacaatGAACATGGAATCTTAGGTCCGTTTACTTTGGGAAGGGGGGGTTGCTCTCGAAGAAGATGGACTTGGTTTGTTTGCCAGTAAAAACTGTATACGCTGTTAACTCTTCcatgatttttgtttaattgCCTTGGAAAAGAGTGGAAGTCTCTCCCCTACAAAGACCCCCAAACCCATGGAGGATCTGTGCACATTGTTTTTTGACCCTATTAGCTTATGCAGGTTTACGTGTTTGAATTGTGATCACATAATCTAATTTAATCCTCGACTTACTCAGCGCATTGTTACTGTGGAAGCTACAGAAATCCAAGCTATGTAGAGGCTCTAGTTCTCTTGTTTTGACTATCAGTGGCAAACTACAGTTAAGACTCGAGTTTTGTCAATTACTGTTCACTGTGGTCATTTTGGTTTAAAGGGGTTTTTCAGTGAGCAATGACGAGCAACGAAAATTCAGTTCTGAGTTCTCCGATATACAAATTAATCTTGATGAGTCCCACAAGGTATTATTTCATGCATGTTTCAGATTGCAGGCTCTTGGTTTCTTTGGTGCAATGCTCAAAAAGTAGCATAGTGGTATCTGAAGAGGAAATTTGAGCCTTCACAAAGATTAATATGATCATCTAATGTAActcaaaaaatgactttttagGTTCACTTATCTGCATGACATTTCTAAAACCTCTAAAAgcttttaaacaaaatttgcttGTGTGAATGGTGGAATTATTTCAATGATGTCGAGTTGTATGTCAGCTGTTTCAGTATCTTGCCCTCAGATCTCTATATTGTAACAATATACATGCAAATACATATTCTAAACTCCAGGTTTTTCCTCTGGAAAGATCGTGTTTTGTAGTTAAGCTCTCTGAATTGTGTTTATTAAGTTTGTCTGAATCTTCAGTCACCTATTAGCTTATTATCCTCCTTGGACCAATCTGAGGAGTTTCTCTATTGAATAAAATGAACTTGAAGGTGCATTTTGCAATATTTTGAGGACATTGTCATGTGTTGTGCTAGTGGATGGATTTGCAGGGCATAATTAGAAAGAATTACAATCAGTTTTTAGAATGACAATAAAAACTTGGGACGCAAATGAGCAAGCCATATGAGACTGAGAGACTAGCCAAGTTTAATAAATTCTAGTCTTTGGCATTCAAGCCCAGGTTGAATAATCAATGTGTCATACGAAGTCGAACTCAGGCTTGAAATACTTCAGATGAGCAGTTCGTCATCCTAATTTATTCATAGTTGAATTATAGAGTGTTTGATTTATATCTATGTATAAGTTATGATCGCAATACTGTAAGGAATTAACGATGACATAAGATTTCTTTTCATGGTACAGATTTCGAGTTTCAGTTTTAGCTGAACTCGAGCTTTCATCAAAATTTGTTTTATCAAGTTAAGTTCAAACatatgaaaatttatcaaaGTAGAACTTGAGGTTGAAAATCAAGTGTCACTAAGCTGGAGTCTGATATCAACCTTTGAGTACTTGAAGACAAAGCCGACCTCATGTAGAAAGTCGTGTTGATTTGACTCGTACTAAGTGAAAGTTCCATGACTGAATTTTGCTTACGTGCGCTCGCACATAGATACATGTGTATACACATGTTTGTGTATTATTATAACTTGGTTAGTTATTTAATTTGAGTATTCTGCATCTTTGATATTCTCTGATCTGATCAAGAAGTATTATAACATTCTTTCTCATCCGGTTGTCTGTGTTCATGATGATAATCCTTATACAGTCATCAATAGACTATCTTCTTCTAGCTGGTGCTTATACGTTCTTTTTCCATATGAGGGAGGTGAAAATGCCATATGCATAAGTTGTCAGAACTCAAAAGCAAAGCTGCTAAGCTAGTACTGTCATGACATAGAGTTAATAAAGAAGGTAACTAATTGGTCTGGCACTTGACTCTTAAGACTGATTAATAGCAAAGTGGCCTGAAATTTCTCGCAGTTTTAGCTATAACCCCCGCTTTTCTTAGATGATGTATGCCGAACTTacaatttcttttactttttggctGTCATTCAGTACAAAGTTCATGCATTTTTATGTGAGCGTATGTTCTAGCTATGATTGTAAATGACACTTTCGCTCTTGTGGGGTGCTACGGAAATGCAGCTTGAGCAAGACAATAGAAAAGTATCAGAAGAGAGCCAAGGACATGGGAGCCAAAAGTGCTGAAATTTCTTTGCAGGTATGCTTCAACTTGACTGTAAGCATAAGAGATGTTTCCATGTCACCAATTATGTCTTTGAGATGGTGTCCATCCGAATATGTTTTTTGGTCTTGACTTaccagaaatatttttttgaccagaAAGAAAAGTTGGTCATCGGAATGCTACGACATAAACGTTGGTAATTAGAAAACGAATGATTATGAGTTGGTAACTTGAGGAACTTTTATTCAAGTCGCTTGGACTCGTTTAATAACATTGGAATACAAGTGTTGGACATTCAAGTTCTTAATATCAAGTGAGTCTTTAAGGGCTGAAaattaaagcaaaaaaatttgttcgataattgatgaaaattgaacaaaaatatgTATTCTTAACAAGCATGGAGTATTGAGCATTAATTGGATATTTTGGCAACATAACTGGGCTTTGCTTTTCATTGTACATGTCATCGCTTAATCAGCTGAGCAGGCCATTCTTACTTACTAAATTAAGTGTTTTTGACTTAAACCAATCCATTAAGTTGTGTGTAGTTAGTGGTTACGAAACGCACTTCACCCTTAGTGCTACAAGTttaattttaagagctcaaaatGATTTTCCAACACATACTTACTTGAGTTGATAATTTAAACCTAGTTggttaaaaaattgtaaataactCAAATTAAGGTTAGGAATTCAATAAAACAGTTGGTAACTTAAGAAGTTGGCAAATTATGCAACATAGGTTGGTAAGTTCTTATAAAAGAATTGTAATTCTGAATTGACCAAACGAATTTGGATAAGTGACTCCAATAAAAGTTGATAATCTAAAATTAGTTGGTGATTTAATCAgattaaatttggaaaatattgagGTTGGTTATTTTGATATAAGATCCTGTATATTAAAAATGGTGTTAAGCTAGGCAAATTAAAGTTGGTAAGTTCTTATAAAAACTGGTAATGTGGAAATAACCCAATAAATGAAGGTTAGTGACTTGGATAAGAGTAGGTAACCTAAATCTAGTTCGAAAATTATCTGAAGGAAAACTGATAAGCAACTCAACTTTGGATTTGTAACTTAGTACATGGGTTAATAATTTGAGAACGTGGGCAAGTGACACAAGTAAAACTCTGTGAGTTAGTATAAAGTTCGGTAGTTTCAAAATGACCTATCAAATGTCCTAAGTAGCTCAAGTAGAGTTTGGTACtttaattggagaaaaatatattgctcaatttaaaaataattttcaacaATGGTTATTGTAGATCGCTCGCAAGCCCCACAAGAAAAAACGATAATTTCAACAGTTGAGTGGAAGgggtgttttttatttttaggtgggaggaggaggaggaggaggaggagggggagggggggaattTGCAAATGCGAAAGGGTGCTAAAGTAGTGTttgctaattgaaaaatgactGCTCAATTGAAACTTTGAGCCACTGTTGTGTAGCCACATACTCAAGCGTCCCTAGTCGCGGTCATTAGATGTTAACTTTTAAGGCTGGCCTCGACACTAGTGCTTGGCCAAGTTCTGACTTAAATGAGAGAATCTAGGGTTTGTAGATGGACTTTTCGGTGATGACGGTGAGAAGAGTGTTATATATGTGTTACTTCCAAAAATAACAAGTTTGCAAATATAGCTACAATAGACAATAGTGATTTGGAGGTGTAACTAACAGCACTCGCGTTGTAAAAACTGAAAACAGCCTTAACTCGAAGGAAACAAAGTTATTGGGCAAAAGAtgatgaggttttttttttttttttttaaagatatccGTACCGATCATATATCATATGGTTTGATTAGGGTTTTTGCGATATGATTTTTTGATGGCGTAAAACTTCGAATTGTGGGGGTGATAGCAGCTATTAAGCACACATTACCTAATTAAAGAACGCAACTTGTGTAAATTGTGTTCTCTGTCGACAAGATTTGTGCTTTTAGTAAACGTTTACCTTTTTTCCGTGAAAGTTGCTCTAAAAAATCTTCTGATGATTTCAAACATCACGCGTaattacctttttcttttttgtttagcCTAAAAATCATTATGAATTGACTAGCGCCTTCTCTTCTAGCCAAGATGTCACATTTCAAACTAGTAGGTAAAGTAGATTTCATATTGgtgcacttgatttttgatttcgATCGACTAATGCATTGACATACTCATTTATTATGAATAGATGCATTATAAATTGATTACATTATTGTCACATAAGGAACAACGCGGAAATTATCTAAATTCTGGTCatagtacatctatgacaaaaaaatcaaagtttagtTTTACAGAATTATTAAGCTGAAGTTCAATAATCATATTGCAATATTCACTTAATTTCAGAGATCATGAAACATGAATGTGACACCAAATGCAAAATCTCATTGTAGTTTAAATTCAtctatttgattttcaaatctcGGCGACATAAAAAGAGTTCcgaaacatataaataaaatattccaaaacATAAATTTGACACCAAATTCAAAATCTCACTATAGTTAAAATTCatcaatttgattttcaaatctGGGCACACCctaaaattatttgagtgtttttttttcttctttttgggttgcaaataaacttttaattcatGTAGAATCACAATCACCATGCTTGACATGCAGCCTTCCAAGGGAAACACTGTTGATATGGAAAAGAAGATCGAGCATTTCGAAGTGTCGAGAAGGTCCAAATCTCATATCTTGTCTTTTGTAAATCTTTTTTCAGCACGATAACACTggtcaataaataaattgtccGCGCGACAGATGCAATGAATCACAACCCGTGCTGTTATTCGGGCTTACGTTATTCCGTAAACGCTCAATCTTGCCACTTAGATCTGTTATAATTATACGTATGCCTGCCTTTGGACAATACAGAAGACTCTTAGGAGAGGGTCTGGATCCGTGTTCGGTCGAGGAGCTCCAACAAACAGAAAACCAGTTGGAAAGAAGTCTCACCAAGATCAGGGCAAGAAAGGTGAATCGTTTCCCTTTGTTCAAACTTCATGTTTCGCTTCCCATGTTTTCTTCTATCCCCACTTTCCGACTGGAAAGCTGACTGGCGATTAGTGGTTGGTTAACGCTTTCGTTATCTCGCGCAGAACCATTTAATCAAGGAGCATATTGAGCGGCTAAAGGCAGAGGTAAAGATGCCTACGACACTGCCCGTGCCCATGGATATGTGCTTTGTCTTTTGATTATTGTCTCCTGGTTATATGGATAGCAATGGTTTAACATCTCTCTCGGGACATTCTATAGGAGCGGAAACTACTGGAAGAAAGGAGAAAGCTACTTGAAGTGGTGATTAATGCTTTTCCTCTCTTAATTATATCCTCTTTTATCTATCAAGTTAAACAAACAGAAAAAGTTTATTACATAGACTCGTCGTCGAATCTGGTAGTCCCATGTGTCAATTTGGTGCACCCCCGCCAAATTGAATGTGCAGATTTATTTAGGTGTAAGGACGCGGTGTATGCAATTACTTATCAAGTCCAGGAGAATGGGGATTTTGTTGGGTTACTCCATATTTCAATAATTAATTCTAAGGTAGGTCCTCAGTTTTCATAGTTAAGTTGAATGACTTCTGAAAGCATTTTCTCTGCCATTGAAGATCGAACGTGGCAAAGGCTCAACCCCAGCCTCCGCGGAGCCTCCTCGTGAAAAAGTCCGCACGGAGACTGTGGACGTCGAGACCGAGTTATTCATAGGACCACCGAAAAGATGAACCGCTCGGTCACAAATAATGACCATAGCACCAGAAGCGCTTCCTCGGTtgcccttttcttcttcaatctgAGGCAAAATAAGTTGTGTGAACATGTTCATTAAAGTCTTAAATCAGGATGAGTGTATACTTGCTTATTGTTGCTCGATTGCGTGAAAAACTGTATATTACCAAGACACCccatttcatctctctctcggtGGGAGGGGTAATGTTATAGCAAGAACACAGACCATGTATCAAATCACTTGCTATTCGAGCATCTTCAATGCTTGGAATGGTAGA
The sequence above is drawn from the Rhodamnia argentea isolate NSW1041297 chromosome 9, ASM2092103v1, whole genome shotgun sequence genome and encodes:
- the LOC115736973 gene encoding agamous-like MADS-box protein AGL19: MVRGKTQMKRIENDTSRQVTFSKRRNGLLKKAFELSVLCDAEVALIIFSTRGKLYEFSSSSLSKTIEKYQKRAKDMGAKSAEISLQPSKGNTVDMEKKIEHFEVSRRRLLGEGLDPCSVEELQQTENQLERSLTKIRARKNHLIKEHIERLKAEERKLLEERRKLLEVIERGKGSTPASAEPPREKVRTETVDVETELFIGPPKR